One Eptesicus fuscus isolate TK198812 chromosome 11, DD_ASM_mEF_20220401, whole genome shotgun sequence genomic region harbors:
- the LOC129150667 gene encoding LOW QUALITY PROTEIN: golgin-45-like (The sequence of the model RefSeq protein was modified relative to this genomic sequence to represent the inferred CDS: deleted 1 base in 1 codon; substituted 1 base at 1 genomic stop codon), which produces MTTLGSLETKVTLTSTPIRGGDGMETEDPPKSVEVTSAVQPIKPHVLLSPRRRKAVAPESPGVLQLGKIFTEKVVEVEAVRILVPKAAITHVIPNKNAKGKPLGHQKGELSGQSQRAAEPRKELTEVKSTLEKLRNSERRLLPDRQGLSNQLRVQTEVNRELKKLLVASVGDDLQYHFERLAREKNQLILENEVLGQNTAQLAEQLERMSIQCDVWXSQFLASRVMGVNQFQGSSAASVQHRDTQGALQELLSEREQLCQGMKATHTLLKELLVSLQWGREQTYYPSTQPHSTAELALTNHKLAKAVNAHLLGNVGTNSQKKNPPTVEFCSIPAEKMAETVLHILDPATSTESSPDNPFSEYSPTTLLATKKNIGQFHPCTRYENITFNCCNNCQEELIAL; this is translated from the exons ATGACTACTCTTGGGAGTTTAGAAACTAAAGTCACTCTGACTTCAACCCCAATCCGAGGAGGAGATGGAATGGAAACAGAGGATCCACCTAAGTCTGTTGAAGTCACCTCTGCAGTCCAGCCTATAAAACCCCACGTCCTTCTGAGTCCACGAAGGAGGAAAGCAGTCGCACCAGAGAGCCCAGGAGTCCTGCAGCTGGGCAAGATCTTCACTGAGAAAGTGGTGGAAGTCGAAGCTGTAAGAATATTGGTTCCCAAAGCTGCTATCACCCACGTTATCCCCAACAAAAATGCCAAGGGTAAGCCTCTCGGACATCAGAAAGGGGAGCTCTCTGGTCAGTCCCAGAGAGCTGCCGAGCCCCGGAAGGAGCTCACAGAGGTGAAAAGCACCCTGGAGAAGCTCAGGAACTCGGAAAGGAGGCTGCTGCCGGACCGACAGGGCCTTTCCAACCAGCTCCGCGTGCAGACGGAGGTCAATCGTGAGTTAAAAAAGCTGCTGGTGGCTTCTGTTGGTGATGATCTTCAGTATCACTTTGAACGTCTAGCCCGTGAGAAAAATCagcttattttagaaaatgaagtcCTAGGTCAGAACACAGCTCAGCTTGCCGAGCAGTTAGAACGAATGTCAATACAGTGTGATGTGTGGTGAAGCCAATTCCTCGCGAGCAGGGTCATGGGAGTTAACCAATTCCAGGGCAGTTCTGCAGCGTCAGTTCAGCACCGGGACACGCAGGGTGCTCTCCAGGAACTCCTGAGTGAGCGGGAGCAGCTTTGCCAGGGAATGAAAGCCACCCACACTTTACTGAAGGAGCTCCTGGTCTCCTTGCAGTGGGGAAGAGAGCAGACGTACTATCCTAGCACCCAGCCTCACAGCACAGCAGAACTAGCGTTAACCAATCACAAGTTGGCAAAAGCAGTAAATGCTCATCTTCTGGGAAATGTTGGAACTAACAGTCAAAAAAAGAATCCACCAACAGTTGAATTCTGCAGCATCCCAGCGGAA AAAATGGCTGAAACGGTGTTACACATTTTGGACCCAGCTACCAGTACAGAAAGCTCACCTGATAATCCGTTTTCTGAGTACTCACCAACCACCTTACTtgctacaaagaaaaatattgggCAATTTCATCCCTGTACTAGATATGAAAACATCACCTTCAACTGCTGCAACAACTGCCAGGAGGAACTTATTGCCCTTTAA